From a region of the Rathayibacter sp. VKM Ac-2804 genome:
- a CDS encoding ABC transporter permease, whose product MTTTTRPAEAATATERLSTVRRRRRPGRSGWTTFLLGLPVPILFLLLWQFGRAGEWELPFGIRMAFLPYPGDVLVSLIDYAVAGLRNDAFSGLLWTDLAASAGRVFGGFALATVIAVPLGVLMGRYYAINSVFDPFINLFRPVPATAWVPLVALLIGYGDQASIFLITLSAFFPIVLGTISGARQVPPRLIEAARMLGTSRGGVLVRVVLPASAAAIVNGMRIGLGLAWVVLVLSETTGVSTGLGSTIFLARDVVRTDLIVVGMICIAIAGFASDRLLLLLFRVLFGRRPLVK is encoded by the coding sequence ATGACCACCACGACCCGCCCCGCCGAGGCGGCGACCGCCACCGAGCGGCTGTCGACGGTGCGGCGCCGGCGCCGCCCCGGCCGCAGCGGCTGGACGACCTTCCTGCTCGGCCTGCCGGTCCCGATCCTGTTCCTGCTGCTCTGGCAGTTCGGGCGGGCGGGCGAGTGGGAGCTGCCGTTCGGCATCCGGATGGCGTTCCTGCCCTACCCGGGCGACGTGCTGGTCTCGCTGATCGACTACGCCGTCGCGGGGCTGCGGAACGACGCGTTCAGCGGACTGCTCTGGACCGACCTGGCGGCGAGCGCCGGCCGCGTCTTCGGCGGCTTCGCCCTCGCCACGGTGATCGCGGTGCCGCTCGGCGTGCTGATGGGCCGCTACTACGCGATCAACTCGGTGTTCGATCCGTTCATCAACCTGTTCCGACCGGTGCCGGCCACGGCCTGGGTGCCGCTGGTGGCGCTGCTGATCGGCTACGGCGATCAGGCGTCGATCTTCCTGATCACGCTGTCGGCGTTCTTCCCGATCGTGCTCGGCACGATCAGCGGCGCCCGCCAGGTGCCGCCGCGGCTGATCGAGGCGGCGCGGATGCTCGGCACGTCGCGAGGAGGCGTGCTCGTGCGGGTCGTGCTGCCCGCCTCCGCCGCCGCGATCGTCAACGGCATGCGCATCGGCCTCGGCCTCGCCTGGGTCGTGCTGGTGCTCAGCGAGACGACGGGGGTGAGCACGGGCCTCGGCTCGACGATCTTCCTGGCGCGCGACGTGGTGCGCACCGACCTGATCGTGGTCGGCATGATCTGCATCGCGATCGCGGGCTTCGCCTCCGACCGGCTGCTCCTGCTCCTGTTCCGCGTGCTCTTCGGCCGCCGGCCGCTCGTCAAGTGA
- a CDS encoding oxidoreductase: MTTWLITGCSTGLGRALATAVLAHGDRAVVTARDVDSVRDITEAHPDSALALALDVTDDAQVAAAVDAAEERFGGIDVLVNNAGYGYRAALEEGEESAVQQLFDTHLFGTVRTIKAVLPGMRERRSGTIVNLSSIGARISPEGSGYYAAVKAAIEALTESLRKEVAPLGIRAFSVEPGGFRTDFAGRSLTQSERPIADYADTAGKRRKEHDTVHGTQKGDPAKAATALIEAVESTAPPSILLLGNDASDAFRAALDALRSDVDEWEALSRSTDFADGE, translated from the coding sequence ATGACCACCTGGCTCATCACCGGCTGCTCCACCGGACTCGGCCGCGCGCTCGCGACCGCCGTCCTCGCTCACGGCGACCGCGCCGTCGTCACCGCGCGCGACGTCGACTCCGTCCGCGACATCACCGAGGCGCACCCTGACTCGGCGCTCGCCCTCGCGCTGGACGTCACCGACGACGCGCAGGTCGCGGCCGCGGTCGACGCCGCCGAGGAGCGCTTCGGCGGGATCGACGTGCTCGTCAACAACGCGGGCTACGGCTACCGCGCGGCTCTGGAGGAGGGCGAGGAGTCGGCGGTGCAGCAGCTCTTCGACACCCACCTCTTCGGCACCGTGCGCACGATCAAGGCGGTGCTGCCCGGGATGCGCGAGCGCCGCTCCGGCACGATCGTCAACCTGTCCTCGATCGGCGCCCGCATCTCGCCGGAGGGCTCGGGCTATTACGCCGCGGTCAAGGCCGCGATCGAGGCGCTCACCGAGTCGCTGCGGAAGGAGGTCGCGCCGCTGGGCATCCGCGCGTTCTCGGTCGAGCCGGGCGGGTTCCGCACCGACTTCGCCGGCCGCTCGCTCACCCAGTCGGAGCGGCCGATCGCCGACTACGCCGACACCGCGGGCAAGCGCCGCAAGGAGCACGACACCGTGCACGGCACGCAGAAGGGCGATCCGGCGAAGGCGGCGACCGCGCTGATCGAGGCCGTCGAGTCGACCGCGCCGCCGTCGATCCTGCTGCTGGGCAACGACGCGTCGGACGCCTTCCGCGCCGCGCTCGACGCCCTCCGCTCGGACGTCGACGAGTGGGAGGCGCTCAGCCGCAGCACGGACTTCGCCGACGGGGAGTGA
- a CDS encoding ArgP/LysG family DNA-binding transcriptional regulator, with product MLTDDLDLARLRALAAAVRFGSFDAAARELHVTPSALSQRIKALESAAGRVLLVRSRPVVATEAGAGLLRLARQIELLAEDAVRGLDGGAREGRGPVTVPMAVNADSLATWVLPALATVPDVVVELHREDQEHTTAFLRDGTVLAAVTAEAEAVLGCTVAPLGVMRYRAMAAPAFAERWFPDGPDAEALAVAPVVVFDEKDRLQTRFLEAAGVEGRPPQHRVPGSADFEQAVRLGLGWGMLPELQAPVGAAGLVALGGAPVDVPLYWQQWALHTPSLAAVAAAITTAAHATLRV from the coding sequence ATGCTGACCGACGATCTCGACCTCGCCCGTCTCCGTGCCCTCGCCGCCGCCGTCCGCTTCGGCTCCTTCGACGCCGCCGCCCGCGAGCTGCACGTCACGCCCTCGGCGCTCAGCCAGCGGATCAAGGCGCTCGAGTCGGCCGCCGGCCGCGTGCTGCTGGTCCGCTCGCGCCCCGTCGTCGCGACCGAGGCGGGCGCGGGCCTGCTCCGCCTGGCCCGCCAGATCGAGCTGCTCGCCGAGGACGCGGTGCGCGGGCTCGACGGCGGGGCGCGCGAGGGCCGAGGGCCGGTCACGGTGCCGATGGCCGTCAACGCCGACTCGCTCGCGACCTGGGTGCTGCCCGCGCTGGCCACTGTGCCCGACGTCGTCGTCGAGCTGCACCGCGAGGACCAGGAGCACACCACCGCGTTCCTCCGCGACGGCACCGTGCTCGCCGCGGTGACGGCCGAGGCCGAGGCGGTGCTCGGCTGCACCGTCGCCCCGCTCGGCGTGATGCGCTACCGGGCGATGGCCGCACCCGCCTTCGCCGAGCGCTGGTTCCCGGACGGGCCGGACGCGGAGGCGCTCGCCGTCGCGCCGGTCGTCGTCTTCGACGAGAAGGACCGCCTGCAGACCCGGTTCCTCGAGGCGGCCGGCGTCGAGGGCCGCCCGCCGCAGCACCGCGTGCCCGGCTCGGCCGACTTCGAGCAGGCCGTGCGCCTCGGCCTCGGCTGGGGCATGCTGCCCGAGCTGCAGGCCCCCGTCGGCGCCGCGGGCCTCGTCGCCCTCGGCGGCGCCCCCGTCGACGTCCCCCTCTACTGGCAGCAGTGGGCCCTGCACACCCCGAGCCTCGCCGCCGTCGCCGCCGCCATCACCACCGCCGCCCACGCGACCCTGCGCGTTTGA
- a CDS encoding GMC family oxidoreductase, protein MNTTGMRRYSPDEVVDAVVIGTGAGGAPILATLAARGLRVVALEAGPHFDPLTFTADETAATEINWMEERLSGGSTPTAFGPNNSGRGVGGSTLHWGAFTPRPDPRDLLLRTESGLGRDWPLTHAELVPYLERAEATIGVSGPADYPWDPSRRYLQAPVDRNASADMMLRGCAALGIRATDAPAAVLSAGRDQEAHGERASCRNCGQCHQGCRTGSKGSMDTSYLPLAVRDGAEIRAESFVHGIELDAAGKVSAVLYTADGVEHRQRCSALFLCAGGVETPRLLLHTGVANSSGLVGRNFLAHGATQVWGTFDEEMRGYRGYPSSVITEDTVRPADADFAGGYLIQSLGTMPLTQATSFVRGAGLWGPSLMAALDDYRFLAGVGINAECLPSDDNRLVLTDELDEHGVPKARISFSPGSNEEAIDRHAIRTMTAIVEAAGARSTRVIARTAHTLGTCRMGTDPGDAVVDGDGRSFDVPNLFVCDNSVFPSAVIANPALLTVALALRTADRFLAA, encoded by the coding sequence ATGAACACCACCGGCATGCGCCGCTACTCCCCCGACGAGGTCGTCGACGCCGTCGTGATCGGCACCGGCGCCGGCGGCGCCCCGATCCTGGCGACCCTCGCCGCGCGGGGCCTCCGGGTCGTCGCGCTGGAGGCCGGGCCGCACTTCGATCCGCTGACCTTCACGGCCGACGAGACCGCGGCGACCGAGATCAACTGGATGGAGGAGCGCCTCAGCGGTGGCAGCACCCCCACCGCCTTCGGCCCGAACAACAGCGGCCGCGGCGTCGGCGGCTCCACGCTGCACTGGGGCGCGTTCACCCCGCGCCCGGACCCGCGCGACCTGCTGCTGCGCACCGAGTCCGGACTCGGCCGCGACTGGCCGCTCACGCATGCCGAGCTGGTCCCGTACCTGGAGCGCGCAGAGGCGACCATCGGCGTCTCCGGGCCGGCCGATTACCCGTGGGACCCCTCGCGCCGCTACCTGCAGGCGCCGGTCGACCGCAACGCCTCGGCCGACATGATGCTGCGCGGCTGCGCGGCCCTCGGGATCCGCGCCACCGACGCCCCCGCCGCCGTCCTCAGCGCCGGGCGGGACCAGGAGGCGCACGGCGAGCGCGCCTCCTGCCGCAACTGCGGCCAGTGCCACCAGGGCTGCCGCACCGGCTCCAAAGGCAGCATGGACACGTCCTACCTGCCGCTCGCGGTGCGCGACGGGGCGGAGATCCGCGCCGAGTCCTTCGTGCACGGCATCGAGCTCGACGCGGCCGGGAAGGTCAGCGCCGTCCTCTACACCGCCGACGGGGTCGAGCACCGGCAGCGCTGCTCCGCCCTCTTCCTCTGCGCGGGCGGGGTCGAGACGCCGCGACTGCTCCTGCACACCGGCGTCGCGAACAGCAGCGGGCTGGTCGGCCGCAACTTCCTGGCGCACGGCGCGACGCAGGTCTGGGGCACCTTCGACGAGGAGATGCGCGGCTACCGCGGCTACCCCTCCTCCGTCATCACCGAGGACACCGTGCGACCGGCCGACGCGGACTTCGCCGGCGGGTACCTGATCCAGAGCCTCGGCACGATGCCGCTCACCCAGGCGACCTCGTTCGTCCGCGGCGCCGGGCTGTGGGGGCCGTCGCTGATGGCGGCGCTGGACGACTACCGCTTCCTGGCGGGCGTCGGCATCAACGCCGAGTGCCTCCCGTCGGACGACAACCGGCTCGTGCTGACCGACGAGCTCGACGAGCACGGGGTGCCGAAGGCGCGCATCAGCTTCTCGCCGGGCTCGAACGAGGAGGCGATCGACCGGCACGCGATCCGGACGATGACCGCGATCGTCGAGGCGGCGGGCGCCCGGAGCACCCGGGTCATCGCGCGGACGGCGCACACGCTCGGCACCTGCCGGATGGGCACCGACCCGGGCGACGCGGTCGTGGACGGCGACGGGCGCAGCTTCGACGTGCCGAACCTGTTCGTCTGCGACAACTCGGTCTTCCCGAGCGCGGTCATCGCCAACCCGGCGCTGCTGACGGTCGCGCTCGCGCTCCGCACGGCGGACCGCTTCCTCGCGGCGTAG
- a CDS encoding PaaI family thioesterase produces the protein MDANREAAADELRSKTVTWHDPMAGAAAAMRMSGLDYLRAMKDGTIPPPPIITLMNMALGEVDEGRVEFRCSPDESHYNPIGRVHGGFVCTVLDSAAGCAVQSTLPIGVGYTSLDLTVSYLRGLHQDSGELLAVGTVVKPGRRVAFAEARVTDAQGRLVATATSTLLVFPLGESA, from the coding sequence ATGGACGCGAACAGGGAAGCTGCTGCCGACGAGCTGCGCAGCAAGACGGTCACCTGGCACGATCCGATGGCGGGAGCCGCCGCGGCGATGCGGATGAGCGGGCTGGACTACCTCCGCGCGATGAAGGACGGGACGATCCCGCCGCCGCCGATCATCACGCTGATGAACATGGCCCTCGGCGAGGTCGACGAGGGCCGGGTGGAGTTCCGCTGCTCGCCGGACGAGTCGCACTACAACCCGATCGGGCGGGTGCACGGCGGCTTCGTCTGCACGGTGCTCGACTCGGCGGCGGGCTGCGCGGTGCAGTCGACGCTGCCGATCGGCGTCGGCTACACCTCGCTCGACCTCACCGTCAGCTACCTCCGCGGACTGCACCAGGACAGCGGCGAGCTGCTCGCCGTCGGCACGGTCGTGAAGCCGGGGCGCCGGGTGGCGTTCGCGGAGGCGAGGGTGACGGACGCGCAGGGGCGGCTGGTCGCCACGGCCACGTCGACGCTGCTGGTGTTCCCACTCGGCGAGAGCGCGTGA
- a CDS encoding alpha/beta hydrolase produces MPTTASRPTIFALHGLGLSGRLFEPLSRELAGEADVIAIDLPGFGDARDAADTSLDAMTTAVIRAIREHGASRWLLAGHSMGGKVASLVAARTLSGRSGLFGLAGVVLLAGSPLSPEPMPEEKRSEMLGWVADGPLDEEHARTFLEQNIGGALPAAEDRRALADLLRSSPAAWRDWLETGSREDRTGAAEALHALPALLIAGGEDGDLGADGQRATNARTYPRARLLELPGAGHLLPIERPVEVAAAIRAFWSDAAGTGPAVPADVAETIRSSRTTARIRALFAERLLADDPGYAPAALTPAQLTTLRALADRVVPQDSGDSAVPGRIDLAARVDAQLAAGRGDGWRNADLPTDPEAYRLGLDALAGFDGLSPEEQDARLDALGTEQLGAFSAEQAKAWFEDCRNDLVRQWLAHPASLARIGFDGYATGGDVLPLLGFTALAAGEHDTWEPTTLQPSTRNPR; encoded by the coding sequence ATGCCCACGACCGCGAGCCGGCCGACGATCTTCGCCCTGCACGGGCTCGGCCTCAGCGGCCGCCTCTTCGAACCGCTCTCCCGCGAGCTCGCCGGCGAGGCGGACGTGATCGCGATCGATCTGCCCGGCTTCGGCGACGCGCGCGACGCCGCCGACACCTCCCTCGACGCGATGACGACCGCGGTGATCCGCGCGATCCGCGAGCACGGCGCCTCGCGCTGGCTGCTCGCCGGGCACAGCATGGGCGGCAAGGTGGCCTCGCTCGTCGCCGCGCGCACGCTGTCCGGGCGCTCCGGTCTCTTCGGGCTGGCCGGGGTCGTGCTGCTGGCCGGCTCGCCGCTCTCGCCCGAGCCGATGCCCGAGGAGAAGCGGAGCGAGATGCTCGGCTGGGTCGCCGACGGCCCCCTCGACGAGGAGCACGCGCGCACCTTCCTCGAGCAGAACATCGGCGGTGCCCTGCCCGCCGCGGAGGATCGGCGGGCGCTCGCCGACCTGCTCCGCTCCTCCCCCGCCGCCTGGCGCGACTGGCTGGAGACCGGCAGCCGCGAGGACCGCACGGGCGCCGCCGAGGCGCTCCACGCCCTGCCCGCGCTGCTGATCGCGGGCGGCGAGGACGGCGACCTCGGGGCCGACGGCCAGCGCGCGACCAACGCGCGGACCTACCCGCGCGCCCGCCTCCTCGAGCTGCCCGGCGCCGGCCACCTGCTGCCGATCGAGCGGCCCGTCGAGGTCGCCGCGGCGATCCGCGCCTTCTGGAGCGACGCGGCCGGCACCGGACCGGCCGTGCCCGCCGACGTCGCGGAGACGATCCGCTCCAGCCGCACCACCGCGCGGATCCGCGCACTCTTCGCCGAGCGCCTGCTCGCCGACGACCCGGGCTACGCGCCCGCGGCGCTCACCCCCGCGCAGCTGACGACGCTGCGCGCCCTCGCGGACCGGGTGGTCCCGCAGGACAGCGGCGACAGCGCCGTCCCGGGCCGGATCGACCTGGCCGCCCGCGTCGACGCTCAGCTCGCGGCCGGGCGCGGCGACGGCTGGCGCAACGCCGACCTGCCGACCGATCCCGAGGCCTACCGCCTCGGTCTGGACGCGCTCGCCGGATTCGACGGCCTCTCCCCTGAGGAGCAGGACGCGCGGCTCGACGCGCTGGGCACCGAGCAGCTCGGTGCCTTCAGCGCCGAGCAGGCGAAGGCCTGGTTCGAGGACTGCCGCAACGACCTGGTCCGCCAGTGGCTCGCGCACCCCGCGAGCCTCGCCCGCATCGGCTTCGACGGCTACGCGACCGGCGGCGACGTCCTGCCGCTCCTGGGCTTCACCGCCCTCGCCGCCGGCGAGCACGACACCTGGGAGCCCACCACCCTGCAGCCGAGCACGAGGAACCCCCGATGA
- a CDS encoding XRE family transcriptional regulator, whose product MRTETGDLLIGARSRAGLRQSEVADRAGVAQSMVSAYETGLREPTLPTLRRLLSAIGFSVDLVLEPRATPAAALSGPIGRRVLDHRAELRRALRRRGIVDAKIFGSAARGDDRPDSDLDLLVSVPAGLGVLALAGLERELGEILGAPVDLIPEEGLKEHVRRAVELDLLPL is encoded by the coding sequence ATGCGCACGGAGACCGGAGACCTGCTGATCGGAGCACGATCGCGAGCCGGGCTGCGCCAGAGCGAGGTGGCGGATCGCGCCGGAGTCGCCCAGAGCATGGTCAGCGCCTACGAGACGGGCCTGCGCGAGCCGACCCTCCCGACATTGCGCCGTCTCCTCTCGGCTATCGGTTTCAGCGTCGACCTGGTGCTCGAGCCCCGCGCCACGCCGGCCGCGGCGCTCTCGGGCCCGATCGGGCGGCGGGTGCTGGACCACCGTGCCGAGCTCCGTCGCGCGCTGCGCCGTCGCGGCATCGTCGACGCGAAGATCTTCGGATCCGCGGCTCGGGGAGACGACCGCCCTGACAGCGACCTCGATCTCCTGGTGTCGGTTCCGGCCGGTCTCGGCGTCCTCGCCCTGGCCGGCCTCGAGCGCGAGCTCGGGGAGATCCTCGGCGCTCCGGTCGACCTCATCCCTGAGGAGGGCCTCAAGGAGCACGTGCGCCGCGCCGTCGAGCTGGACCTGCTGCCGTTGTGA
- a CDS encoding LysE/ArgO family amino acid transporter, translating into MSPLLAALSGLGFGLSLIIAIGAQNAFVLRQGLRREHVLAVVAICALADAALIVLGIAGIGAVLESAPWLLVVIRWGGIVFLLAYAVLAARRALRPGTLDGDPAGASTSLRTAIGTCLALTLLNPHVYLDTVVLLGSVANTHGDERWWFGTGAALGSVLWFTALGFGARALRPLFRSRTAWRVLDGAVAVVMVVLAVSLALSS; encoded by the coding sequence GTGTCCCCCCTCCTCGCCGCCCTGTCCGGCCTCGGCTTCGGCCTCTCGCTCATCATCGCCATCGGCGCCCAGAACGCGTTCGTGCTGCGGCAGGGGCTCCGCCGCGAGCACGTGCTCGCCGTCGTCGCGATCTGCGCGCTGGCGGATGCGGCCCTGATCGTCCTCGGCATCGCCGGGATCGGGGCGGTGCTCGAGTCGGCGCCGTGGCTGCTGGTCGTCATCCGCTGGGGTGGGATCGTCTTCCTCCTCGCCTACGCCGTCCTCGCCGCGCGGCGGGCGCTGCGCCCGGGGACGCTCGACGGCGACCCGGCCGGCGCCTCCACCTCGCTCCGGACCGCGATCGGCACCTGCCTCGCCCTGACGCTGCTGAACCCGCACGTCTACCTCGACACGGTCGTGCTGCTGGGCTCGGTGGCGAACACGCACGGCGACGAGCGCTGGTGGTTCGGCACGGGCGCGGCACTGGGCAGTGTGCTGTGGTTCACGGCGCTGGGCTTCGGGGCGCGGGCGCTGCGGCCGCTGTTCCGCAGCCGCACGGCCTGGCGGGTGCTCGACGGGGCGGTCGCGGTCGTGATGGTGGTGCTGGCGGTGTCGCTCGCACTGTCGTCCTGA
- a CDS encoding ABC transporter ATP-binding protein produces the protein MTLSPATAPARTADVHVLDLVKRYDTAGGGVLAMADVSLDIRSGEFVAVVGASGCGKSTLLRILAGFEEATEGVVEVGGRAVSAPGPDRGVVFQDYGLFPWLSVRENVAYGPRRKKLPKAAAAEVTDRFIEAVGLTRFADRYPGELSGGMQQRVAIARVLANEPSVLLMDEPFGALDALTRSDLQVELKRIHRETGTTVLFVTHSIEEAVYLADRVVVMTGGASHGVPGHISEIVTVDLPGERDVTAPEFNECKRRISELVHAPA, from the coding sequence ATGACGCTCTCCCCCGCCACCGCCCCCGCCCGCACCGCGGACGTCCACGTCCTCGACCTGGTGAAGCGCTACGACACCGCCGGCGGCGGCGTGCTCGCCATGGCCGACGTCTCGCTCGACATCCGCTCGGGCGAGTTCGTCGCCGTGGTCGGCGCGAGCGGCTGCGGCAAGTCGACGCTGCTGCGCATCCTCGCCGGATTCGAGGAGGCGACGGAGGGCGTCGTCGAGGTCGGCGGCCGGGCCGTGTCGGCGCCCGGCCCGGATCGCGGCGTCGTCTTCCAGGACTACGGGCTCTTCCCCTGGCTGAGCGTGCGCGAGAACGTGGCGTACGGCCCGCGGCGCAAGAAGCTGCCGAAGGCGGCCGCGGCGGAGGTGACCGACCGCTTCATCGAGGCGGTGGGGCTCACCCGCTTCGCCGACCGCTACCCGGGCGAGCTGTCCGGCGGCATGCAGCAGCGCGTCGCCATCGCGCGGGTGCTCGCGAACGAGCCGTCGGTGCTGCTGATGGACGAGCCGTTCGGTGCGCTCGACGCACTGACCCGCTCCGATCTGCAGGTCGAGCTCAAGCGGATCCACCGCGAGACGGGCACGACCGTGCTCTTCGTGACGCACTCGATCGAGGAGGCGGTCTACCTCGCCGACCGCGTCGTCGTGATGACGGGCGGCGCCTCCCACGGCGTCCCCGGCCACATCAGCGAGATCGTGACGGTCGACCTGCCCGGCGAGCGCGACGTGACGGCGCCGGAGTTCAACGAGTGCAAGCGCCGCATCTCGGAGCTCGTGCACGCGCCGGCCTGA
- a CDS encoding NrtA/SsuA/CpmA family ABC transporter substrate-binding protein: MPLSRPSTRTVRRALALGAALAASLSLVACSGASDAGSGEGGDTVTVTVGTLRGQPHFYQPFLYEQFAEEGVEFEVITLDTTPALSDALVAGTIDFAISGVTPTIASIAQDRDLKIVASAADGGSGFLGGEGISSVEDLAGKKVGYIQGSAQEVALRYYLDQAELTDDDLELITIPVPEMASAFTSGSIDAFFGVEIGVSIAEAAGGTEIADPYATPIGRVNIGLVTTGAMIEEQPEVVQKVVDTHAATTEYMADSVDEWLPDMIAEFGGDQEVLESALENFWLRSDVSEEYQGQLGALATQMQELGFIDEAPAIEDVVDTTFAPAA, from the coding sequence ATGCCCCTGTCCCGGCCGTCCACCCGCACCGTCCGCCGCGCCCTCGCCCTCGGCGCCGCGCTCGCCGCTTCCCTCTCGCTCGTCGCGTGCTCCGGAGCGAGCGACGCCGGCTCAGGAGAGGGCGGCGACACCGTCACCGTCACCGTCGGCACCCTGCGCGGCCAGCCGCACTTCTACCAGCCGTTCCTCTACGAGCAGTTCGCCGAGGAGGGGGTCGAGTTCGAGGTGATCACCCTCGACACCACGCCCGCGCTCAGCGACGCCCTGGTCGCCGGGACGATCGACTTCGCGATCTCGGGCGTCACCCCGACCATCGCCTCGATCGCGCAGGACCGGGACCTGAAGATCGTCGCGTCCGCCGCGGACGGCGGCTCGGGCTTCCTCGGCGGCGAGGGCATCTCCTCCGTCGAGGACCTGGCCGGCAAGAAGGTCGGCTACATCCAGGGCAGCGCCCAGGAGGTGGCGCTCCGCTACTACCTCGACCAGGCCGAGCTCACCGACGACGACCTCGAGCTGATCACGATCCCCGTGCCCGAGATGGCGTCCGCGTTCACCAGCGGCTCGATCGACGCCTTCTTCGGCGTGGAGATCGGCGTCTCGATCGCCGAGGCGGCCGGCGGCACCGAGATCGCCGACCCGTACGCGACGCCGATCGGCCGGGTCAACATCGGCCTGGTCACCACCGGCGCGATGATCGAGGAGCAGCCGGAGGTCGTGCAGAAGGTCGTCGACACCCACGCCGCGACGACCGAGTACATGGCCGACAGCGTCGACGAGTGGCTGCCCGACATGATCGCCGAGTTCGGCGGCGATCAGGAGGTGCTGGAGTCGGCGCTGGAGAACTTCTGGCTCCGCTCCGACGTCAGCGAGGAGTACCAGGGCCAGCTCGGCGCGCTCGCGACGCAGATGCAGGAGCTCGGCTTCATCGACGAGGCGCCCGCGATCGAGGACGTCGTCGACACGACGTTCGCGCCGGCGGCCTGA
- a CDS encoding GntR family transcriptional regulator, with amino-acid sequence MANMLLRVDHSSPRSLADQLEAQVRAAVAAGELSAGDRLPPARELADSLGINMHTVLRAYAALRDDGLLEMRRGRGAWIAESAGPGLVRVTALVEQLAAEARRSGIGRADVIRLLERTAL; translated from the coding sequence ATGGCGAACATGCTCCTGCGCGTCGACCACTCCTCGCCCCGCTCGCTGGCCGACCAGCTCGAGGCGCAGGTGCGCGCCGCGGTGGCCGCCGGCGAGCTCTCGGCGGGCGACCGCCTGCCTCCGGCGCGCGAGCTCGCCGACTCGCTCGGCATCAACATGCACACCGTGCTGCGCGCGTACGCCGCGCTCCGCGACGACGGCCTCCTCGAGATGCGCCGCGGCCGGGGCGCCTGGATCGCGGAGTCGGCCGGCCCCGGCCTCGTCCGCGTCACCGCCCTCGTCGAGCAGCTCGCCGCCGAGGCCCGCCGCAGCGGCATCGGCCGCGCCGACGTCATCCGCCTTCTCGAGAGGACCGCACTGTGA